From a region of the Coffea arabica cultivar ET-39 chromosome 3e, Coffea Arabica ET-39 HiFi, whole genome shotgun sequence genome:
- the LOC113733737 gene encoding desiccation-related protein PCC13-62-like isoform X2: MASSTSAASNSPVLILSLSIFLIFPPGSFASSKWKIPQPDVDLLEFPLNLEFLEAEFFLWGSLGYGLDSIAPELTGNGPAPIGVKYAKLSHPVRDVVAQFAFQEVGHLRAIKNTVPGFPRPLLNLSSESFATVINSAFGRTLWPPFDPYANDINYLIASYVIPYVGLTGYVGANPNLESPSAKKLVAGLLGVESGQDAVIRALLFERAYVMVKPYGITVAEFTDRISYLRNQLGHAGVKDEGLVVRASEGPEGRISGNVLAGDKNSLAFGRTPEEILRIVYGSGNENKTGGFYPKGADGRIAKSHLE; the protein is encoded by the exons ATGGCATCATCTACCTCCGCTGCTTCTAATTCTCCAGTCTTGATTCTTTCCTTGTCCATCTTCCTCATCTTCCCTCCTGGCTCTTTTGCCAGCAGTAAGTGGAAAATACCACAGCCAGATGTTGATCTCTTGGAATTTCCACTGAATTTGGAGTTCTTGGAAGCTGAGTTCTTTTTATGGGGTTCTCTGGGATATGGATTGGACAGCATAGCTCCTGAGCTAACCGGAAATGGTCCAGCACCTATTGGTGTTAAATATGCCAAACTGAGTCATCCTGTTAGAGATGTTGTTGCTCAATTCGCATTCCAAGAAGTTGGACATTTGAG GGCAATTAAGAATACAGTGCCAGGATTTCCAAGGCCATTACTGAACTTAAGCTCAGAATCATTTGCAACTGTGATTAACAGTGCATTCGGGAGAACCTTGTGGCCTCCTTTTGATCCTTATGCTAATGACATTAACTATCTCATTGCATCCTATGTTATTCCTTACGTTGGACTCACAGGTTATGTTGGAGCAAATCCAAACCTCGAAAGTCCTTCTGCAAAAAAA CTTGTGGCGGGGCTCCTCGGTGTGGAATCAGGCCAAGATGCAGTGATTAGAGCTTTACTATTCGAGCGGGCATACGTGATGGTAAAGCCATATGGGATAACAGTGGCAGAATTCACAGACCGTATATCATACCTAAGGAACCAACTTGGACATGCGGGTGTGAAAGATGAAGGGCTAGTGGTGAGGGCAAGTGAAGGTCCAGAGGGAAGAATTTCAGGCAATGTTCTTGCTGGTGACAAAAACTCCCTTGCATTTGGTCGAACACCAGAGGAAATTCTACGAATTGTGTATGGAAGTGGGAATGAGAACAAAACTGGTGGATTTTACCCCAAAGGAGCTGATGGTCGGATTGCCAAGTCTCATCTAGAGTAA
- the LOC113733737 gene encoding desiccation-related protein PCC13-62-like isoform X1 produces MASSTSAASNSPVLILSLSIFLIFPPGSFASSKWKIPQPDVDLLEFPLNLEFLEAEFFLWGSLGYGLDSIAPELTGNGPAPIGVKYAKLSHPVRDVVAQFAFQEVGHLSRAIKNTVPGFPRPLLNLSSESFATVINSAFGRTLWPPFDPYANDINYLIASYVIPYVGLTGYVGANPNLESPSAKKLVAGLLGVESGQDAVIRALLFERAYVMVKPYGITVAEFTDRISYLRNQLGHAGVKDEGLVVRASEGPEGRISGNVLAGDKNSLAFGRTPEEILRIVYGSGNENKTGGFYPKGADGRIAKSHLE; encoded by the exons ATGGCATCATCTACCTCCGCTGCTTCTAATTCTCCAGTCTTGATTCTTTCCTTGTCCATCTTCCTCATCTTCCCTCCTGGCTCTTTTGCCAGCAGTAAGTGGAAAATACCACAGCCAGATGTTGATCTCTTGGAATTTCCACTGAATTTGGAGTTCTTGGAAGCTGAGTTCTTTTTATGGGGTTCTCTGGGATATGGATTGGACAGCATAGCTCCTGAGCTAACCGGAAATGGTCCAGCACCTATTGGTGTTAAATATGCCAAACTGAGTCATCCTGTTAGAGATGTTGTTGCTCAATTCGCATTCCAAGAAGTTGGACATTTGAG CAGGGCAATTAAGAATACAGTGCCAGGATTTCCAAGGCCATTACTGAACTTAAGCTCAGAATCATTTGCAACTGTGATTAACAGTGCATTCGGGAGAACCTTGTGGCCTCCTTTTGATCCTTATGCTAATGACATTAACTATCTCATTGCATCCTATGTTATTCCTTACGTTGGACTCACAGGTTATGTTGGAGCAAATCCAAACCTCGAAAGTCCTTCTGCAAAAAAA CTTGTGGCGGGGCTCCTCGGTGTGGAATCAGGCCAAGATGCAGTGATTAGAGCTTTACTATTCGAGCGGGCATACGTGATGGTAAAGCCATATGGGATAACAGTGGCAGAATTCACAGACCGTATATCATACCTAAGGAACCAACTTGGACATGCGGGTGTGAAAGATGAAGGGCTAGTGGTGAGGGCAAGTGAAGGTCCAGAGGGAAGAATTTCAGGCAATGTTCTTGCTGGTGACAAAAACTCCCTTGCATTTGGTCGAACACCAGAGGAAATTCTACGAATTGTGTATGGAAGTGGGAATGAGAACAAAACTGGTGGATTTTACCCCAAAGGAGCTGATGGTCGGATTGCCAAGTCTCATCTAGAGTAA